A window from Aeromonas rivipollensis encodes these proteins:
- a CDS encoding patatin-like phospholipase family protein has translation MRIFHRGWTHLLMLLLATLPLMAAAQAGDTAQVRGGSAKADRPRIALVLSGGGAKGAAHIGVLKVLEEKRIPVDIVVGTSMGSYVAGMYAMGLSAEEVERITLAIDWNKGYQDKVGRDELSLRKKQQSEKYQLRTDIGVNGDSTQLPDGFFQGQSMASLLRHATSNLPAQKSFDDLPIPYRAVATDMETVTPFVLDSGSLAKAMQASMSIPGALKPVEWEGHILADGGTVNNMPVDVAKAMGADVVIAVDIGAKLRTRESLKSGLAMIDQLTTYMTQVGTEKQKALLGPKDVLLSPEFGNMGIADFVLMPEGIKQGEAVANRASAQLDALSLSPDAYADYRNKKLSRRAERSGQPAYYIDKVEILNKSRLSDDTVRGMFKIRPDKVQTYESLEAGIRRLYALESFDRITYEVEERDGENVLVVDASEKNWGPGYLNFQLGFSDDFESSSNYNVGMSYTLTNVNDWGAEWLTEASLGTAKHLKTDFYTPLEPSQTFYGEASLAYDKTQRRVFFPEEDVQLSGVRYLDSEYSFTSVDLAVGWNRQPWSRLSLGLEGKVGGVDIQNIANADADASAWGPYVRFEHDTLDSRYFPYAGIYWDIKGGYSHIELDPSEGPSEQTEGLNYHLVMVKPWSWDRHSLNLMLEGGGSTSQETVPLFVQDLGGLFRMSGFQHYQLSGRYSLFSGLRYIYRVADNDFGAFKAPLFLGGSLEQGGVWDKGSDISLESSYTAGSVYVGVESFLGPIFLGYGMAEGGHDMFYLQLGTTFQ, from the coding sequence ATGCGCATCTTTCATCGGGGATGGACCCATCTGCTTATGCTTCTGCTGGCGACCCTGCCGCTCATGGCGGCCGCACAGGCCGGCGATACCGCCCAGGTGCGAGGCGGTAGCGCCAAGGCTGACCGACCCAGGATAGCCCTGGTGCTGAGCGGCGGCGGCGCCAAGGGGGCGGCCCACATAGGGGTGCTCAAGGTGCTGGAGGAGAAGCGCATCCCGGTCGACATCGTCGTCGGCACCAGCATGGGCTCCTACGTGGCGGGCATGTACGCCATGGGGCTCAGTGCCGAGGAGGTGGAGCGGATAACGCTCGCCATCGACTGGAACAAGGGTTATCAGGACAAGGTCGGTCGTGACGAGCTCTCCCTGCGCAAGAAGCAGCAGAGCGAGAAGTACCAGCTGCGCACCGACATCGGAGTCAACGGGGATTCCACCCAGTTGCCTGACGGTTTCTTCCAGGGCCAATCCATGGCCAGCCTGCTGCGCCATGCCACCTCCAACCTGCCGGCGCAGAAGAGCTTCGACGATCTGCCCATTCCCTACCGCGCCGTGGCCACCGACATGGAGACTGTGACCCCCTTCGTGCTGGACAGTGGCAGCCTGGCCAAGGCGATGCAGGCCTCCATGTCCATCCCCGGCGCCCTCAAGCCCGTGGAGTGGGAGGGGCACATCCTGGCCGACGGCGGCACCGTCAACAACATGCCGGTGGACGTGGCCAAGGCCATGGGGGCCGACGTGGTGATAGCGGTGGACATAGGGGCCAAGCTGCGCACCCGGGAGTCGCTGAAGTCGGGGCTAGCCATGATAGATCAGCTCACCACCTACATGACCCAGGTCGGCACCGAGAAGCAGAAGGCGCTGCTGGGGCCGAAGGATGTGCTGCTCAGCCCTGAGTTTGGCAACATGGGGATCGCCGACTTTGTCCTGATGCCCGAGGGGATCAAGCAGGGAGAGGCGGTGGCCAACCGGGCCTCTGCCCAGCTCGATGCCTTGTCGCTCTCCCCCGACGCTTACGCGGATTACCGCAACAAGAAGCTGAGCCGCCGTGCCGAACGCAGCGGCCAGCCGGCCTACTACATCGACAAGGTGGAGATCCTCAACAAGTCGCGCCTCTCCGACGACACTGTGCGTGGCATGTTCAAGATACGTCCGGACAAGGTACAGACCTATGAGAGCCTGGAAGCGGGCATTCGCCGGCTCTATGCGCTGGAGTCGTTCGATCGCATCACCTACGAGGTGGAGGAGCGGGACGGCGAGAACGTGCTGGTGGTGGATGCCAGCGAGAAGAACTGGGGGCCGGGCTATCTCAACTTCCAGCTCGGCTTCTCCGATGACTTCGAGAGCAGCTCCAACTACAACGTCGGCATGTCCTACACCCTGACCAACGTCAACGACTGGGGCGCCGAGTGGCTGACCGAGGCGTCGCTCGGCACGGCCAAGCACCTCAAGACCGACTTCTACACGCCGCTGGAGCCCTCCCAGACCTTCTATGGCGAGGCGAGCCTGGCCTATGACAAGACCCAGCGCCGGGTCTTCTTCCCGGAGGAGGATGTGCAACTGTCTGGAGTCCGTTATCTGGACTCGGAGTACAGCTTCACCAGTGTGGATCTCGCCGTCGGCTGGAATCGTCAACCCTGGAGCAGGTTGTCCCTGGGGCTGGAGGGCAAGGTCGGCGGGGTCGATATCCAGAATATCGCCAATGCGGATGCGGACGCTTCCGCCTGGGGTCCCTATGTCCGTTTCGAACACGACACCCTCGACAGCCGCTACTTCCCCTACGCGGGGATCTACTGGGACATCAAGGGGGGATATTCCCATATCGAGCTTGATCCGTCCGAAGGTCCCTCCGAGCAGACCGAGGGGCTCAACTATCACCTGGTGATGGTCAAGCCCTGGTCCTGGGACAGGCACAGCCTCAACCTGATGCTGGAAGGGGGTGGCTCCACCTCGCAGGAAACTGTGCCCCTGTTCGTGCAGGATCTGGGGGGGCTGTTCCGTATGTCCGGCTTCCAGCACTACCAGCTGAGTGGCCGCTACAGCCTGTTCAGCGGTCTGCGCTACATCTACCGGGTGGCGGACAACGACTTCGGTGCCTTCAAGGCCCCCCTGTTCCTCGGGGGCTCCCTCGAGCAGGGCGGGGTCTGGGACAAGGGGAGCGACATCAGTCTGGAGTCCTCCTATACCGCCGGCTCCGTCTATGTGGGGGTGGAGAGCTTCCTCGGCCCCATCTTCCTCGGCTATGGCATGGCGGAGGGGGGGCACGACATGTTCTATCTGCAAT